The genomic DNA ttagtccgttttgtcaattttattttttgtttcgctttacgtttggtcaaattacgttttttattcaattttatttttaattgcattttggtccttcaattgaggtcccaaaattgcattttttgtccaaacagtttttaatttcatttcagtccttactttcatttttcagtccagtccatatatttttcaaatttgcaaacaggtccttcaagtcaaattacagggcagcgcccctttttcagtccaatgccacatgtcagctttctaatgGTCCAATCACTCACACATCAGCTATAAATACTGTTCACAGTGCCACATAATCCGGGGATTCAGTGCCAACTCACCAAAAACAGATAAATTATTTTCTccctcttttctgttagatcaaaacagaatcaACAGAAAAAGCTTCAAGCTCATCAATGGCAGAAGCAGTTACAACCACAATCCACCATTGAAACCGATCACAATCCACAAAATCCAGCAAAACTTGGCACTGAATTCAacaagaacacaaaaccctaaccgtttccagaaacccaaaagttcatcagaatcaacaatttttggatcaattctcggagattctgtggaatcttcatcactgaattggtcgtttctctgcaattccaaacgcgagctcgcattgaagcaagctcaagcgttgatcacagagaGAAGATCAGAAGAGGGAAAGCAAGTTCAAGCGTATAATCACagagaaagaatcggagaagatgaagggaTTAAGCCAgtgaatcaccgatttattttcggtccaaagaacaagcagaagaatcaaaactcatcaagaacagaatcaagatTTCCGAAGAATCTCATAAAACCTCCAATCaaaaacttcaggtaaaactcaaaattCCTTTTCAAAAGTGATATCATAGTTTAACCTGTAAAATCACGTGAAAACAGAATCCAAAAGTTTCCagaattaaaaactaaaaccaaACTGTAAAcaccaaaacctagatccataaggatccaagttttgaaagcaagaacaagcaccagagaagtgataaacgacgaaacgatgtagatccttaaagatataaacattttctttcaaaaaaagatcaaaaaattagtttcaaaaccgtacgaagATTTtccgatctacgtcgtttcaagctgtgtttgagaaaatctttgctggattcgtgtttagggttaaaggacgaatcgaaagatgtaaaaatcataagtttctgAAAAGTTTCATGGCGGAACCCTAGatcttcaccggagaagatgaagtttccggcggacctatgaaggttccggccagtTCTTCATCCTCTCCGGCGTGTCATGCCAGAATCCGGcgaggtgagagaagagagaagagagagaagctctgagtgtagagagagaaagaggagtgaaaaatgaaataaaaccgGCGCGCATGCTTTTATAagccagcgaaccggaccggtccaagaccggtccagtccccttcgttcctggccgttggatctagggtttgatctcctggatcaatcctgtggttcctgtgcgtcCGGATCTTTCTGGTTTTGGGcttttggtttgggctttgcttttttctgtgtttttgctttttcttgctattAACACCATTCTTGCATACTGTCTGCACCTCTGTTTGCTCTGATTTTTTACcataaattccaaaaaattactacatgtttttaccactttcttgatgatttttaatgatattttgcttGCAAATAACTGGTAAAAATATGTGCATAGGTCTCTTGTTCAATTTACTTCTCTAGTTAGCTTTTTCATGCTTTTTAGGTTGATTCTTGTCCTAAGAATTTTGGTGCATAGCATGGCTAATTAGAATGCATTTTCATGATAGATGTGATGATAACCCAATGATTGTGCCACTGTTTTCATTTGGTTTGTGCTTGTTCTTGCATTATAGGCCATTTGTTACACATTGTgcttgataaattctcatgtttttacccctttttattgcatattcatttggtgcatttttcatcttcccattatatttttccttgtttcactaacattttgttccttatgtgacttcactcatagcatttcactatctcctccactttctttagcttagcatttatttttgcaaattttaattcattcggtgatgtaatttgttatcattggtttgtagcttggcaaagaggccatagaatgtatttaggcaatttttgtaatatggactatggacactatggcgcaccggcacgcacacactcaccctagatgtatgcctaggattgcatgtgtagatgtatggctaggattgcatggttagatgaatgcttaggtttaaacacttagagaaaatccaattttttccaaaaaatatgcaaacaaattcgcttcaaatatttttcataaaaatggagtcaaaactccaacaatttttcaccttttattttcttaataaaattctcaaataaatctaatcatttagacttttttgcaaaatcactaaacaaacccccactttttcatactctaatgctcatgaagcctctcaatccccttcttcaaaatcattttcaaaatttaaaatcaaacaattaaaacaaaaaaaacaacaagtctttttagcaagaactacgccggttttgatcccgtaaaacggtacgtaggcaagggactttaacccctccaagccgaaataaaatcaaattctacttcttcttacccccattcttcactaatcacaccttcatttttttacaaatagtctctaaaaataaagcgCGCGTATAAGCTTAGAAAGATGGTTCTCGTGGGATACTACGATTGCTATGGGTGCCTAGCCCCTTCCCATAGCAAAAACGACCCCGAATTCGGAaaatcaagggtttttctccttttacccttcccaagaaaaaagagagatatcaacggtcaaaaggttcaagtccaattaatggcttggcacccaaaaaccacgATAACAAAGGGACTCTTTTGATTAATGAAGTACACAATCAACgacaattttcaaatttcgATACATTGATGGACCATTATTGCTACttaccaaaatgactattacccttatataatttgaatgacCAAACCATAAACCACAAACGATCAACTGCAATTTCATGGCTAAAGGAACTCATATAGCAGTAGTTTCAATTCCTCTATTTAGCCACCAAAGTTCTATTATTGAGTTTTGCAAGAGATTAATTCATCTCCATCACCACATTCATGTCACTTGCATCTTCCCCACCATTGATGCACCAATCCCTGCCACCCTCAAATTACTTGAGTCTCTTCCGTCATCCATAAAATGCACTTTCCTCCCTCCAATAAACAAACAAGACTTACCACAGGATTTTATTGGGGAAAACGATTTGGCGACCGCTCAATCCATGCCATGTCTTCGGAACTTGTTGAGGTTACTTTGTTCAATTTCAACATGCACACCAGTGTCAGCATTGGTTGTTGATCCTTTTGCAAGTCAAGCATTAGAAATAGCTAAAGACTTGAACCTCTTATCTTTTATATACTTCCCACTTTCTGCCATGATAACTTCATTCAACTTGTATTTTCCGACACTGCATGAACAAGTTTCATGTGAATACAAAGATCACATTGATCCTATTCAGATTCCAGGTTGTCTACCTATTCGAGGCCAAGATCTTCCTCCCGAATTTTTTCATGATCGTTCTTGCGTTCCTTATAAGCTTTTTCTTCAACATTGCAAAAACTCGTCTCTTGCTCATGGTTTCTTGGTGAATAGTTTCTCAAAAATGGAGGCAAGTACAGGGAGAGCCTTGCAGGAGGAGCTCAACAAAACCACCAAATTAGTTTATATGGTTGGACCAATCATACAAAGTGGTTCAAATTGTAGTGAAGAGTCAAATGGGTCCATCTGTTTGAAGTGGTTGGAGAATCAAACACCAAACTCAGTTTTGTATGTCTGCTTTGGAAGTGGAGGAACTTTATCTCAACAACAGATCAATGAATTAGCTTTGGCGTTGGAGTTGAGTAATCAGAAATTTTTGTGGGTTTTGAGAGAACCAAGGAATTCTAAAGATGTAGATTATAAAATTGCCAAAATAGGAAATGATGATAATGACCTATTAAAGTTCTTACCACATGGGTTCTTAGAGAGAACCAAAGAACAAGGGCTAGTTGTTCCACTTTGGGCACCACAAACCAAAGTCCTGAGTCACACTTCAACAGGTGGATTTTTAACACATTGTGGTTGGAATTCGACGCTTGAGAGTATTGTGTCCGGAGTGCCAATGATAACTTGGCCATTGTTTGGTGATCAAAGAATGAATGCTATTTTAATAGTAGAGGGACTTAAAGTGGGTTTGAAGATAAAATTTAATGAGAATGGAATTGCAGAAAGAGAGGAAATTGCTAAGGTGGTTAAGGATCTAATGCTCGGAGAAAAACGGAGTGAGATTCGACAAAGAATGGAAGAGCTTAAAAATGATGCAGCTTGTGCATTAGCAGAAGATGGGTCCTCTACAAGGGCATTTTCTGAATTTGGAACTCAAATAGGAAACTTGTTGTTATAAAAggaaatttaatttattgacATTTTTACAGGAAAAGCTATGCAGTGAAGAAATGAATAGTGGGAATGTGTAATTGTCGAATAGAAATTGTGAGAGTTTTAGTGTCTATAATGTTTGCCTTGAGTAAGTTGcaacttcatcaattaagctCGAGTTCGTTCATCACGCAATTGCTATTTGCTATGTCTATTTTCTTACATGTATCTCAATAAAGAATATTCATTGTGCAATAGGGTTGGAAAGTGTGAAATGCTAAGACCAAATTAGGTccatttaatgttttatttcatGGAGGGAAAGTTAGTATCGCAATAGTACTATATACTCCCAACAAGGGTGATTTATAGAAATAAGTTTCGTTATATATGTTTGAAGGAGTCGGTATACATATGTCAAAAATTTTGAATCACAAAAGATGTTCAAGACTATGTAACCTTTTCTTGGTAACAATTTGTTGCCCCTTGGAAGACTGTTGTCCCTCAGAGGACCAAGAATTATAACTTTTAATGGTATCAAGTTTTTACTATTTCATTGCATGATATATTTAAGTGTGGTAATTCTTACACACCACTTTTATTTCATAACACTTCACACTATATTAAGCATATATTACTTCTTATATGATTTAAGATTTGATTTAAGATTGGTTGATTAAAATCTACTTAAATTGGTTTGATGGTGTTAGACTCGTGATTTTGGAGTGTGCATTTTACAACTTCTTAAATTtaaggtggcatttagggtacAAAACATAATCTTTTTGTGTGATacaaaaattcttttttacCTAGTAATTCAGGTTTCCAGGTAATGttagaaatattaaaaataccCCATTAGTTATttcttactccctccgttcctttttaattgtcacttttgaataaattttttgttcctatttaactgtcactttcaaagttcaatgcaacattaaatgttgttttaccaatattactCTAAGATATTTATTGCAGAGAGAGaaacatatgaaatgaaatattaaattaataaggctattatagtaaaagtaaaagCAATTGTATCAAAAGCAGTCAAACTTATTGATTGTTttagtttgtgtaaaatgttaaaaagtgacaattaaaaaggaacggagatAGTATATCATTTATGAGTGACCCCAACATTTATTGATATTATGATATGACCTGATTGCAGTACCCCTTTTATTTTAGCATTAACTtatgcccttagggcacatgttaaagaTTCAAAGATGGAAATTATGCATCGTAAATTGtgccaatttatttttcataggATTAAAATTTAATGTTTCTCAATAAATACTTACTCTCTGTAGAAACCTTAACACCGGAGAAAATCGAACCTGAAACatcgaggaggagcacactcccataTTCTAGTTCAATTATTAATtgtttcaaaaacaacaaatttactACGCTAACTTATCCACCATTGACTATTCTCTATATACTCATCCGTTAGCTCATCAGCTACCGACTGATTTTTactaaacaaaaatattgataCATTTTTCAACAAATTCGACAATTATTTCAGATATAGAGTAGAGATactatttgaattaatttttttatttattaatacaaAATTTTCTTCACCGTTTATCGATGACTAATCTATATGATAAATCTGAGATAGAGACAGATAAGTCAATTCTCACTTTTCAACCGGATTTTCTCGATATATTACTCAGCCACACAAAATCTCATTCCCATAGTCTTGGATTTATTTAATggatttaaataaacaaaaaataacccAAAAAGATATGAACCAACCATAAGAAATCACGTTTtagaaactaacaaaaaaacaaactcaaaaagGGTAATACCGTAAAGTTTTTCCACATATCTCTCAATCACCTAacccttttccttttccttttccttttccttctaAGAAGAGAAGAGAGGGTATCATTGACATTGAACTTTTCAACCAAACCAACCACCGTCACAAAttcacaacacaacacaacaccaACGTTGTCACACTCACTCTTCCACATTAACATACACGAGAAAATTCACAAAGCGTAGTTGTTTAGATACATTGTTTCCAACCTCACATACATAACACAAACATTTATGTGTACAAATACTTCATCTTAAGATACAAACAGCAATGGTTTATCCAAGGTTTTGTCATATTCAGGTACAAACACTGTCTTTCTTTTATCaaaggttttgttttttttgtctttttctttggCCATTATGCGTTGACGAGTTAAAAATTTagtctttttcttgttttgttttgtgggttttttttttttatttgttgactTTGTGGCTTTTCAGTCAATTGGGTttgtttttttcgttttttctgtTACCcttttccaagaaaaaaggtGGTGGGGTTTATGGTCTTGACTAGTTGCAAAAGTAGATTTTTTTGAGTTCTTATTAAGAAAGTGCTTTTTAGGGAGAATAATCATATGCAAATTATGGTAAcaatttgattttgtaaaaaggTTGATTCTTTTTTGTTAGGTAAGGGTTTATGGTTTGTTGAGATGGGTTAATTGTACTTTCTGCTATGATCAAATTGGAATTTTGGTTTTGAATGATTGTTTGTGGATGAAGGTTTTGTATTTGGATAACAATAGTTGAAATTGTATGGTGATATGATCAAGGTTTATTTTATCTGCATTTGTTTTAGTGGAGCTATAATCAATTTGATTGTATTATATAGCGGTTAAAGTAGGATAAACTTCAGTTAAACCTGTCTATTTGGATCATGGTTTAATATCGCAGTTGTAGTAAAAGGATTTTTATGTCTCCACGACAGGATCAAAATCGCAATTTCGATTCCATCATTTTTTCTGCAATATAAAGAATTGCAGCGCAGCTGCAAGTTAAAACCATGATTTGGGTATCGTTCTGCGTGTTTAATTCATGTCTTCGTTCTTGCTAGAACCACTATTCTTATGGTGTTAGTAGATCTTTTGAAGATTTCGTTAGCCATTACTCATCGCTAGTAGGTTTGCTACTTTGTTGGCCGTGattattgaattgaatgatGGCATTATTACCATTTATGTGTTTAACAATGTTTTgctgatttttgaaattttattttccctttAGTTCCAACTTATTTGGTTCACTTTGCTGAAAATCTTCTGTTAGTGTTAGGTACTCTACCTTTTGAATTGAAGGCAAGTTAGTATCATTCATAAGTAAACTACTTTTGCTTGGATAATCGACTTGAAGTAACAATGGTAAGCTTGAGAAGGCGCAGACTTTTAGGACTATGCTCAGGTaaatgtttgataaattttacttatattctTCTATATCTAATTTTGGCTGTTATTATggaaacaagataaaataatgcCTTTCGACCTTCCCAGGAAACAATTCATTTGTTACTCCACTTCCTCTATACTGTGAGAATCTAGCTCGTTATGAAATTTCAAGTCAGAATGCTAATCCTAAGAGCGAACAATCTATGGTTTTGGATATCACAAGTGTCCGGGACAGTGTAGGAACACAGGTACTATACTACTGGTAAATGTTTGAATATTTCTGCTTTGATGCTTTGTTTCTTATCTATAATGCGCTAAGTTTGAGTATCAATCTGTGGTCTTTCTTTATCTCTGTTTAGGTGTTCATTTATCTCATATTTAATCTGAATGAGCTAAGTTTGAGTATCATTCTGATATAATTTATCTAACATGATATTGTATTTCTACTTCCCCACTTAGTTGTTGATAATGCATTTATACttatttgttatttcttttttttattgctaCATATTCCTATTGTAGTATCAGGTTAGGAACAGAACACTTATACAACATTAGGATATTCTCTATCATTGTGTTGTAAAATGCATTTACATTATAAATTTAGTTTGATATCATCTTCATGACTTTCCTGCCAAAACTAAAGATGAAGAGTTTATACATTAGCTCATCTAGCCCATAGATTCATAcataaaaatttacattttctgTTAAATTTGTCTTTTTGGTAGCAAGATATAGCTTCACCCTTGTAAacgataaaaatgaaaaaactgtTGGACAAAAGCATGTTGTAGAAGTGATCATTGCATATCCTTTTTATCTTGTCTTCTCCAACAAGTCTCAGTTGAAAAAACTAGAGTACTAGACATATTTCACTACCGAGCATAATACCCGTACTTCATGAGAGAAAGGAACAGAGGATAGAgatatgaaatattttaatcTAGTAAACAAGTCTATAGTGTGTTGAAACTTCTCATGTTGGAAGAATCAGCGTTACGTCGTCATTGAAAACGTGTATTGACCAAAATAAGGAAGCATAGGTTTTTCATGATATGTCATTCTTTTAAGATCAAGTGTTCTGCCGTACCCTTTGCTGGTTCAATGGAAAATTATCCTTGTGTTCTGCTTGTGCTTTGATTCGAATGTTGAAATTTGCAAGATGCTGATACAAAACTAAATCCAATCGATACGAATCTCTTCTATGTATCTATTTTGAACACGAATCATATCTTGAGACCCGATTCGTTACAATGTATTCCGATTCACTATGATGAACCCTGTTTCATTCTGATGAATCACTACCTGAACTTAGTGTAGCCAGCCACTTTTTTTGTCAATTCTGTATAGCGAGacacttttattttgttatttgatttatgacttGAATCTTATTATGAGGTTAGTGGATGATATATTAGATTACAATTGTGCCATGCCGCttgtttttacttaaaaatgtcATAATTTTCCTGATAATGTATCTTTCGATTCATAATAAGATTCGACTCACGGTTCGAAATGTAGATCTTATGATTCACAATTTGATTCTCAATTTGCTAACCATGCTAGAATCAAGCTGAACTTTTTGATTGATTTGCATCAAGTATCAACTGGTAAACAAAATAGCATTTATGAAATGTGTGTTAAAAAATCAGAACAGATGTTTATTCATATCTCTGATTTGTACTAAACTCTTTTGTCTGTATTTACCAGGACTCCCAGAACACCGCTGTAAAAGATGAATCAGGGTCATCAGATGTGTCTGGTTCTAACCTGTCTAAAGAGCAACCTAGTCAACAAAGCATAGGTTTGATATTTAAGAAACATTTCAATTTCTTGATTTGATACATTTTCTGTAATTTTTAAGGAACTGAATGCAGAAATTTAGCTTACACATATGCATACTAGACTCAGCAATCATGCATTTACATTACTTGTCTACATCTCAATTTTGAAGCATCACCGACTTTTCTGCTATACGTTATTATGTCTCTATCTGGCTGTTACTTATTTCAACCTGTATTTTTCAGGTCCTCCTGTTAAACGTAGAAAGCGACATTCtagaaaacctagagagaatCAGGAACCATGCGTAATGAGAGGGGtgtatttcaaaaatatgaaatggCAGGCAGCGATAAAAGTGGACAAGAAGCAGATCCACCTAGGAACTGTTGCGTCGCAGGAAGAAGCTGCCCGATTGTATGACAGGTAGTACTTTGAATTCTAACATGTTGTGTTAAAAACAAATTGCAATGGCTAGGCTGCATATTACAGCTCTACATTTTATATGCAATTGTATCTTTTACACCTTTTATGGATGCAATTCTTTGGTACAAGGTCATGCAGTTGTTTTGACTATATTGCATGTGCCACTAAATTACTTTAGTCCTTCTTATGACCAAAGTTCATTATTCCAACTAGCTAATAGAGAAATCTCAATATGCTGAAAGATTTGTACATGTTTAATCAAATGATTATAAACCCTACTTGCAACTTAGTATCAAAAATCTATGACATAAATATGTTTCATCCATTACAAAACCAGGGATTCGGTATTTTAATAGATTTTCATAACACATGGGTTCGGGTAAACAATCTCCTGACTATTGGGGTAGTTGCAATAGTCTTCATTAAACTGGGAAAAGTACTTTATGAAATGGGCGAGGTCGCAGAAAGTAGCTTAAATTAACTATGACCTACTTATTATGCGTGGTCTATTGTTTTTCGATATGCAGATGTTAGCAAGTCGATGGTTCTGTTAGTTTTTGAAACTCCTTCGGTCCCCCTTATGTGTGGTCTATTTATTTTCAGGGCTGCTTTTATGTGTGGGAGGGAGCCCAATTTTGAGCTTTCTGAAGAAGAAAAGCTTGAATTGAGCAAGTTCAAATGGGAAGAATTCTTGGCCGTGACTCGGCAGTCAATAACCtgtaaaagtaattttttttttctcctttaacttattttatgtcTTTTCCTAGACCTGTTTTTACTtgaattttaacaatttttcctaCTGAATATTCTAGAACACAAGAAAAGTCATAGTCCGGGACCGGTTAATATGGTCGACGAGCCTTCAATTCACAGAGGTGATTGTGACAGTAAGCAAGGAGTTACTGACTTCCCTGTCAACGGTGAACCGGAGCAAGAAACAACAGTCTCTAGAAATATATGATTCAATAATGGAACTTGAGGATGAAACCTCCAGTTCTAAACAGTTCATTCTTTGCTACCTGATCCATTTTCTATTATACTATTCTTCACTGAATCAAAATGCTACAGCTTAAACCAAT from Medicago truncatula cultivar Jemalong A17 chromosome 8, MtrunA17r5.0-ANR, whole genome shotgun sequence includes the following:
- the LOC25500283 gene encoding hydroquinone glucosyltransferase; this translates as MAKGTHIAVVSIPLFSHQSSIIEFCKRLIHLHHHIHVTCIFPTIDAPIPATLKLLESLPSSIKCTFLPPINKQDLPQDFIGENDLATAQSMPCLRNLLRLLCSISTCTPVSALVVDPFASQALEIAKDLNLLSFIYFPLSAMITSFNLYFPTLHEQVSCEYKDHIDPIQIPGCLPIRGQDLPPEFFHDRSCVPYKLFLQHCKNSSLAHGFLVNSFSKMEASTGRALQEELNKTTKLVYMVGPIIQSGSNCSEESNGSICLKWLENQTPNSVLYVCFGSGGTLSQQQINELALALELSNQKFLWVLREPRNSKDVDYKIAKIGNDDNDLLKFLPHGFLERTKEQGLVVPLWAPQTKVLSHTSTGGFLTHCGWNSTLESIVSGVPMITWPLFGDQRMNAILIVEGLKVGLKIKFNENGIAEREEIAKVVKDLMLGEKRSEIRQRMEELKNDAACALAEDGSSTRAFSEFGTQIGNLLL
- the LOC25500284 gene encoding ethylene-responsive transcription factor-like protein At4g13040, producing the protein MVSLRRRRLLGLCSGNNSFVTPLPLYCENLARYEISSQNANPKSEQSMVLDITSVRDSVGTQDSQNTAVKDESGSSDVSGSNLSKEQPSQQSIGPPVKRRKRHSRKPRENQEPCVMRGVYFKNMKWQAAIKVDKKQIHLGTVASQEEAARLYDRAAFMCGREPNFELSEEEKLELSKFKWEEFLAVTRQSITCKKHKKSHSPGPVNMVDEPSIHRGDCDSKQGVTDFPVNGEPEQETTVSRNI